A stretch of the Capsicum annuum cultivar UCD-10X-F1 chromosome 8, UCD10Xv1.1, whole genome shotgun sequence genome encodes the following:
- the LOC107840601 gene encoding F-box/LRR-repeat protein 10 isoform X1: MANSSDSGVYQQMSLDLLPSALLATVMTKLDIASIRSLACTCKAFHSCASYMLCFIPNFHLLDIAPSADFLRPLIPPNPYIRSLKVDCMRLDDSSLDYLLQPTLQELCLHNCADFSGRLLSQVGQYCKDLRFLYLSSLAEKRGRSIDVFDLEVLFGGCTQLETLILMFDVSMFLRHNFARVWSIAPATLLSLEMGYISSVMVTELLSPPVVPYQSFEHIRLSILPGLQKLCLSVDYITDTMVSTITKNLNSLTHLDLRDSPIMEPRLAFDLTNAGIQQINLHGRLKHLSLVRSQEIFPAYFKRVNDLGILLMADRCSDMESICLGGFCQVTDTGFRTILHSCAKIFKLRIYHGPHLTDLVFHDMAATSLTLTHVSLRWCNFLTNHGVARLVSNGNLSVLDLRDCRNIGDEALQTISNLSKLKALLIDGSDISDMGLSHLSKGAMRSLVSLSIRGCKRLTDNCISFLFDESSDCELRELDLSNIPNLSDAGVLLLAKRRIPLLELRMRQCPLISDTSIMVLASMKVDEEGWYGSSLRLLDLYNCGGITQLSFQWLKRPYFPRLRWLGVSSSVSRDVLEALSRNRPFLHLAFHGEELGTTGQWDNSDDLYMHDYDEVDELEQWLEGENEGDDEDIQEAENNA; encoded by the exons ATGGCAAATTCTTCAGATTCTGGTGTATACCAGCAGATGAGCCTGGACCTTCTGCCATCAGCACTATTGGCAACTGTGATGACGAAGCTGGACATAGCTTCCATTCGTTCCTTGGCATGCACTTGCAAGGCCTTTCATTCATGTGCCTCGTACATGCTTTGCTTCATTCCCAATTTCCATCTCCTC GATATTGCTCCATCTGCTGATTTTCTACGGCCATTGATACCTCCCAATCCTTACATTCGTAGCTTGAAGGTAGATTGCATGAGACTTGATGATTCATCCCTTGATTATCTTCTTCAGCCGACTTTACAAGAGCTTTGCCTCCATAACTGCGCTGATTTCAGTGGAAGGCTTCTGTCTCAGGTCGGCCAGTACTGTAAAGACCTCAG GTTTCTTTATTTGAGCTCTTTGGCGGAGAAGAGAGGCAGATCAATTGACGTATTTGATCTAGAGGTCTTATTTGGTGGATGCACGCAGCTAGAA ACACTGATCCTGATGTTTGATGTTTCAATGTTTTTGCGACACAATTTTGCTCGGGTTTGGTCCATAGCGCCTGCAACACTGTTATCTCTTGAAATGGGCTACATTTCTTCAGTAATGGTGACAGAATTGCTTAGCCCGCCTGTGGTACCTTATCAGTCATTTGAGCATATTCGGCTATCCATATTACCAGGATTACAGAAGTTATGTCTTTCAGTGGATTATATTACTGACACCATGGTCAGCACAATAACTAAAAATCTCAACAGTTTGACACATTTGGACCTTCGAGACTCGCCAATTATGGAACCAAGATTGGCTTTTGATCTTACCAATGCAGGTATACAACAAATTAATCTGCACGGGAGATTGAAACATCTGTCATTGGTGAGAAGTCAAGAGATTTTTCCAGCTTACTTCAAGCGAGTTAATGATCTTGGTATTCTTCTTATGGCCGATAGATGCTCAGACATGGAAAGTATTTGTCTTGGCGGTTTTTGTCAGGTTACAGACACGGGTTTCAGAACAATTTTGCATTCATGTGCTAAAATTTTCAAGCTGAGGATCTATCATGGGCCCCACTTGACTGATCTTGTATTTCATGACATGGCTGCAACTTCACTTACTTTGACACATGTCAGTTTAAGATGGTGTAATTTTTTGACGAACCATGGTGTTGCTCGATTAGTTTCCAATGGAAATCTTAGTGTGCTTGACTTGAGGGACTGTAGGAATATTGGGGATGAGGCCCTTCAAACCATTAGCAATCTTTCTAAATTGAAGGCTTTACTGATTGATGGTTCTGATATTAGTGACATGGGATTGTCCCATTTATCAAAAGGGGCAATGCGTTCACTTGTATCATTGTCTATACGAGGGTGCAAGAGGCTAACAGACAATTGCATTTCCTTTCTCTTTGATGAATCTTCTGATTGTGAATTGAGAGAATTGGACTTGTCGAACATTCCGAACCTATCTGATGCTGGTGTACTTTTGCTTGCAAAAAGACGTATTCCACTACTTGAGCTTAGAATGCGTCAATGTCCACTGATAAGTGATACTTCAATTATGGTGTTAGCATcaatgaaggttgatgaagaaGGTTGGTATGGAAGCAGCTTACGGCTGTTGGATCTCTATAATTGTGGAGGTATAACTCAGCTGTCATTTCAATGGTTAAAGAGACCTTATTTCCCGAGATTGAGATGGTTAGGAGTATCTAGTAGCGTCAGCAGGGACGTGCTGGAAGCTTTATCCCGGAATAGACCATTTCTGCATTTAGCTTTTCACGGGGAGGAGCTGGGAACGACTGGCCAATGGGATAATTCAGATGATCTCTATATGCATGACTATGATGAAGTTGATGAGTTGGAACAATGGCTTGAA
- the LOC107840601 gene encoding F-box/LRR-repeat protein 10 isoform X2, protein MFDVSMFLRHNFARVWSIAPATLLSLEMGYISSVMVTELLSPPVVPYQSFEHIRLSILPGLQKLCLSVDYITDTMVSTITKNLNSLTHLDLRDSPIMEPRLAFDLTNAGIQQINLHGRLKHLSLVRSQEIFPAYFKRVNDLGILLMADRCSDMESICLGGFCQVTDTGFRTILHSCAKIFKLRIYHGPHLTDLVFHDMAATSLTLTHVSLRWCNFLTNHGVARLVSNGNLSVLDLRDCRNIGDEALQTISNLSKLKALLIDGSDISDMGLSHLSKGAMRSLVSLSIRGCKRLTDNCISFLFDESSDCELRELDLSNIPNLSDAGVLLLAKRRIPLLELRMRQCPLISDTSIMVLASMKVDEEGWYGSSLRLLDLYNCGGITQLSFQWLKRPYFPRLRWLGVSSSVSRDVLEALSRNRPFLHLAFHGEELGTTGQWDNSDDLYMHDYDEVDELEQWLEGENEGDDEDIQEAENNA, encoded by the coding sequence ATGTTTGATGTTTCAATGTTTTTGCGACACAATTTTGCTCGGGTTTGGTCCATAGCGCCTGCAACACTGTTATCTCTTGAAATGGGCTACATTTCTTCAGTAATGGTGACAGAATTGCTTAGCCCGCCTGTGGTACCTTATCAGTCATTTGAGCATATTCGGCTATCCATATTACCAGGATTACAGAAGTTATGTCTTTCAGTGGATTATATTACTGACACCATGGTCAGCACAATAACTAAAAATCTCAACAGTTTGACACATTTGGACCTTCGAGACTCGCCAATTATGGAACCAAGATTGGCTTTTGATCTTACCAATGCAGGTATACAACAAATTAATCTGCACGGGAGATTGAAACATCTGTCATTGGTGAGAAGTCAAGAGATTTTTCCAGCTTACTTCAAGCGAGTTAATGATCTTGGTATTCTTCTTATGGCCGATAGATGCTCAGACATGGAAAGTATTTGTCTTGGCGGTTTTTGTCAGGTTACAGACACGGGTTTCAGAACAATTTTGCATTCATGTGCTAAAATTTTCAAGCTGAGGATCTATCATGGGCCCCACTTGACTGATCTTGTATTTCATGACATGGCTGCAACTTCACTTACTTTGACACATGTCAGTTTAAGATGGTGTAATTTTTTGACGAACCATGGTGTTGCTCGATTAGTTTCCAATGGAAATCTTAGTGTGCTTGACTTGAGGGACTGTAGGAATATTGGGGATGAGGCCCTTCAAACCATTAGCAATCTTTCTAAATTGAAGGCTTTACTGATTGATGGTTCTGATATTAGTGACATGGGATTGTCCCATTTATCAAAAGGGGCAATGCGTTCACTTGTATCATTGTCTATACGAGGGTGCAAGAGGCTAACAGACAATTGCATTTCCTTTCTCTTTGATGAATCTTCTGATTGTGAATTGAGAGAATTGGACTTGTCGAACATTCCGAACCTATCTGATGCTGGTGTACTTTTGCTTGCAAAAAGACGTATTCCACTACTTGAGCTTAGAATGCGTCAATGTCCACTGATAAGTGATACTTCAATTATGGTGTTAGCATcaatgaaggttgatgaagaaGGTTGGTATGGAAGCAGCTTACGGCTGTTGGATCTCTATAATTGTGGAGGTATAACTCAGCTGTCATTTCAATGGTTAAAGAGACCTTATTTCCCGAGATTGAGATGGTTAGGAGTATCTAGTAGCGTCAGCAGGGACGTGCTGGAAGCTTTATCCCGGAATAGACCATTTCTGCATTTAGCTTTTCACGGGGAGGAGCTGGGAACGACTGGCCAATGGGATAATTCAGATGATCTCTATATGCATGACTATGATGAAGTTGATGAGTTGGAACAATGGCTTGAA
- the LOC107880044 gene encoding chalcone synthase F-like has protein sequence MVTVEEVRRAEGAMGPATILAIGTATPLNCVNQSTYPDYFFRVTKSEHKTELKEKFKRMCDASMIKKRYLHLTEEILKENPSICEHMEPSFDTRQNIVIVEIPKLGQEASQKAINEWGQSKFKITHLIFCTTSGVDMPGADYQLTKLLELSPSIKRFMLYQQGCYGGGAALRLAKDLAENNKDARVLVVCAEIAVQTFHGPSDTELEGLVGQVLFADGAAAVIIGSDPILEVERSLFELVYATQTLLPNTGYAVYGTTLLLEKLG, from the exons ATGGTGACTGTCGAGGAGGTCCGCAGGGCGGAAGGGGCCATGGGGCCAGCCACCATCTTAGCCATCGGAACGGCCACTCCTCTGAATTGTGTTAATCAAAGTACATATCCTGATTATTTTTTCCGTGTCACTAAAAGCGAGCATAAGACGGAGCTTAAAGAGAAGTTTAAGCGCATGT GTGATGCATCAATGATTAAGAAGAGGTACCTGCATTTAACAGAAGAAATCTTGAAAGAGAACCCTAGTATTTGTGAACACATGGAACCTTCTTTTGATACTAGGCAAAACATAGTGATAGTTGAAATTCCAAAACTTGGCCAAGAGGCGTCCCAAAAAGCCATCAACGAATGGGGTCAATCAAAATTCAAGATTACCCATTTGATCTTTTGCACCACTAGTGGAGTGGACATGCCAGGAGCCGACTATCAGCTCACTAAGCTACTTGAGCTTAGTCCATCAATAAAACGATTCATGTTGTACCAGCAAGGTTGCTATGGTGGTGGCGCCGCTCTCCGATTGGCCAAGGACTTGGCAGAGAATAATAAGGATGCTCGAGTTCTCGTTGTTTGCGCAGAAATTGCGGTGCAAACCTTCCATGGCCCAAGCGACACTGAATTGGAAGGTTTGGTTGGACAAGTCCTTTTTGCTGATGGGGCAGCTGCGGTCATTATTGGATCAGACCCAATTTTAGAAGTGGAAAGATCTTTATTTGAGCTTGTCTATGCAACTCAAACTCTTCTCCCGAATACTGGATATGCGGTTTATGGTACTACACTACTACTAGAGAAGTTGGGATGA